One segment of Meriones unguiculatus strain TT.TT164.6M chromosome 3, Bangor_MerUng_6.1, whole genome shotgun sequence DNA contains the following:
- the LOC132652825 gene encoding PRAME family member 12-like isoform X1, with protein sequence MSAQTPPTLLKLAMQALLRDETLDMSALDKLPMVFFPALFKEALTGRHTTTVKAMVAAWPFPCLPVGALMKTPDLETFQAVLAGVDTWLQRKFHPRRGKLQVLDLRKKHHEFWSIWAGAEDGGCSAETTDEQQVVKVLPRYALRRRLKVVADLCFRLRADEEQRCFLQWAHQRKGSIQFCCPEMTIWAQPIHIMKEILNVFHPEHIRVFELNTHWNVFLLAAFAPCLGEMRNLHKLLLAPISTSVFKISNRTTDREDKCINKFISQFSRFNCLQHLSLKSVYFLRDRINQVLRCLTTPLETLSITYCHISQADLNYFSECSKLSELKHLDMKGVPLKALDLMPLRVLLENVADTLLSLDLKACRMKDSHLTVLIPALSKCSQLCKVNFYCNEFSMPILRDLLQHTANLSKMKVEKYPAPIECYDEFGYVSIERFVQLCVEQIDRLRAIRQPKCISFATHMCPRCGERCVYGMGSRLCLCQRRQR encoded by the exons ATGAGTGCTCAGACTCCTCCCACACTCCTGAAGCTGGCAATGCAGGCTTTGCTGAGAGATGAGACCTTGGACATGTCAGCTCTGGACAAACTGCCCATGGTGTTCTTCCCAGCACTGTTCAAGGAGGCCTTGACTGGCAGACACACTACAACTGTGAAAGCAATGGtggcagcctggcctttcccctgtctccctgtggggGCATTGATGAAGACCCCTGACTTGGAAACCTTCCAGGCAGTTCTAGCAGGAGTAGATACATGGCTGCAAAGAAAGTTTCACCCCAG GAGGGGAAAACTTCAGGTTCTTGACCTGAGGAAGAAGCACCATGAATTCTGGAGCATATGGGCTGGTGCGGAGGATGGTGGTTGTTcagcagagaccacagatgaGCAGCAAGTAGTGAAGGTCCTTCCCAGATATGCACTAAGGCGGCGCCTGAAGGTGGTAGCTGACCTTTGCTTCAGGCTGCGTGCAGATGAAGAACAAAGATGCTTCTTGCAGTGGGCCCACCAAAGAAAGGGCTCCATCCAATTCTGCTGTCCAGAGATGACCATCTGGGCTCAGCCTATCCATATTATGAAAGAGATCCTGAATGTTTTTCATCCAGAGCATATCCGGGTATTCGAACTGAACACACACTGGAATGTGTTTTTGCTGGCGGCCTTTGCTCCTTGCCTGGGCGAGATGAGAAATCTTCACAAACTCTTACTGGCACCTATCTCCACGAGTGTCTTCAAGATTAGCAACAGGACAACAGACAGGGAAGACAAGTGTATCAACAAGTTCATTTCTCAGTTCTCCAGATTCAACTGTCTTCAGCACCTCTCCTTAAAGAGCGTCTACTTTCTCAGAGACCGCATCAATCAGGTCCTCAG ATGCCTGACGACCCCGttggagaccctgtccatcaCTTACTGCCACATTTCACAGGCAGACCTGAACTACTTCTCTGAGTGTTCAAAGCTCTCTGAGCTGAAACATCTGGACATGAAAGGTGTGCCCTTAAAGGCTTTGGATCTTATGCCTCTCCGAGTCCTCCTAGAGAATGTGGCAGATACTTTGCTGTCCCTGGACTTGAAGGCTTGTAGGATGAAGGACTCTCATCTCACTGTGCTCATACCTGCCCTCAGCAAGTGCTCCCAGCTGTGCAAGGTCAATTTCTACTGCAATGAATTCTCCATGCCCATCCTGAGGGACCTTTTGCAGCACACAGCCAACTTGAGCAAGATGAAAGTGGAAAAGTACCCTGCCCCTATTGAGTGCTATGATGAGTTCGGTTATGTCTCCATAGAAAGATTTGTCCAACTCTGTGTTGAGCAAATAGATAGACTCAGGGCCATAAGGCAGCCCAAGTGCATCTCCTTTGCTACACATATGTGCCCTAGATGTGGAGAGCGCTGTGTTTATGGCATGGGATCCCGACTGTGTCTTTGTCAGAGGAGGCAGCGCTAA
- the LOC132652825 gene encoding preferentially expressed antigen in melanoma-like protein 7 isoform X2: MSAQTPPTLLKLAMQALLRDETLDMSALDKLPMVFFPALFKEALTGRHTTTVKAMVAAWPFPCLPVGALMKTPDLETFQAVLAGVDTWLQRKFHPRCLTTPLETLSITYCHISQADLNYFSECSKLSELKHLDMKGVPLKALDLMPLRVLLENVADTLLSLDLKACRMKDSHLTVLIPALSKCSQLCKVNFYCNEFSMPILRDLLQHTANLSKMKVEKYPAPIECYDEFGYVSIERFVQLCVEQIDRLRAIRQPKCISFATHMCPRCGERCVYGMGSRLCLCQRRQR, encoded by the exons ATGAGTGCTCAGACTCCTCCCACACTCCTGAAGCTGGCAATGCAGGCTTTGCTGAGAGATGAGACCTTGGACATGTCAGCTCTGGACAAACTGCCCATGGTGTTCTTCCCAGCACTGTTCAAGGAGGCCTTGACTGGCAGACACACTACAACTGTGAAAGCAATGGtggcagcctggcctttcccctgtctccctgtggggGCATTGATGAAGACCCCTGACTTGGAAACCTTCCAGGCAGTTCTAGCAGGAGTAGATACATGGCTGCAAAGAAAGTTTCACCCCAG ATGCCTGACGACCCCGttggagaccctgtccatcaCTTACTGCCACATTTCACAGGCAGACCTGAACTACTTCTCTGAGTGTTCAAAGCTCTCTGAGCTGAAACATCTGGACATGAAAGGTGTGCCCTTAAAGGCTTTGGATCTTATGCCTCTCCGAGTCCTCCTAGAGAATGTGGCAGATACTTTGCTGTCCCTGGACTTGAAGGCTTGTAGGATGAAGGACTCTCATCTCACTGTGCTCATACCTGCCCTCAGCAAGTGCTCCCAGCTGTGCAAGGTCAATTTCTACTGCAATGAATTCTCCATGCCCATCCTGAGGGACCTTTTGCAGCACACAGCCAACTTGAGCAAGATGAAAGTGGAAAAGTACCCTGCCCCTATTGAGTGCTATGATGAGTTCGGTTATGTCTCCATAGAAAGATTTGTCCAACTCTGTGTTGAGCAAATAGATAGACTCAGGGCCATAAGGCAGCCCAAGTGCATCTCCTTTGCTACACATATGTGCCCTAGATGTGGAGAGCGCTGTGTTTATGGCATGGGATCCCGACTGTGTCTTTGTCAGAGGAGGCAGCGCTAA